One Tolypothrix bouteillei VB521301 DNA window includes the following coding sequences:
- a CDS encoding glutaredoxin family protein, which translates to MRLILYSKPGCHLCEGLQEKLEQIVEKQSITSLQLEIRDITTRDDWFQAYQYEIPVLCLVNSRGAEEEGTEQPLPRPSPRATVQQLEKTLQKYV; encoded by the coding sequence ATGCGATTAATTTTGTACAGCAAGCCGGGATGTCATTTGTGTGAGGGTTTACAAGAAAAGTTGGAACAAATTGTGGAGAAGCAAAGTATTACATCTCTACAATTGGAAATTCGGGATATTACGACTCGTGACGATTGGTTTCAGGCGTATCAATACGAGATTCCAGTACTTTGTCTTGTAAACAGTAGAGGCGCTGAGGAAGAGGGAACAGAGCAGCCTTTACCTCGCCCTTCTCCTAGAGCGACGGTGCAGCAGCTGGAAAAAACGCTTCAGAAGTATGTTTAG
- a CDS encoding PAS domain S-box protein yields MSETVPSVSLDDILMTAALAERSPRTPNLQAEIQSLHLLTRQLAEQPQMMLQALVSAAKELCLAGTAGVSLLEVTHDGEEIFRWSALAGALASYEGETTPKNFSPCGICLDRQAPQLYSYPERYFPYLKIAKPIIVEGLVIPLMNANQPLGTIWIVSHDEARRFDAEDVRIMTSLADFTSAALQSIHLRQTAIVALQREQVARAEAEATRQALDESAQRAIDILESITDAFVCVDREWRITYVNQEAARLTKLQPEEMTAKTWQEMQPWAIGTVMEQTYRRIVAEPGAAHFEVFDEPSSMWLEIHAYPCKAGFSIYFRDITGRKQDKAKRQQAESALRESESRFRLIVESAKDYAIFTLDLNGHITSWNSGAERLLGYKEAEIIGHDSRIIFTPEDKETGQAEQELQTVLTQGRAEDERWHLRKDGSRFFASGLMMQLHNEAGDVQGLVKILRDRTRSHQAEERERFLADASQVLAKSIDYKTTVFNIARISVPFLADFCFFDLLNSNHQIERVGWHHRDPTMLNWFEQLQRYVPPQDYESHPVMNVLASGKANFVPYVTEAWMQTAATSADHLQFMRDCQMRSLIAVPLIAHGRKLGVLTICLSANSKRYYQKSDVAVAEELGHRAALALDNARLYQQAQEVNRMKDEFLAVLSHELRSPLNPILGWLQMIKRGNLDKAQTAKAWATIERNARLLAQLIEDLLDISHILRGKLSLNVGQVNLAATIQAAIETVQLAAQAKSIEIETTLAPQIPSILGDATRLQQVVWNLLSNAVKFTPSGGRLEVCLSMSSLKGKEQMTNDTDASAVSCRVGKMTKYAQITVRDTGIGIHPNFLPFVFDYFRQADGATTRRFGGLGLGLAIVRQLVEAHGGTVWAESPGEGQGATFTVRLPLTPAQPQEHEDNHPSEGAGSLQGTQILVVDNEIDSLEFIAFVLEQAGANVMTATSADEALALLTQFLPDVLLSDIGMPNRDGYKLMQQVRSLLPEQGGQVLAIALTAYAGDINYQQAMAAGFQRHLAKPVEPEVLISAIADLESKPLL; encoded by the coding sequence TACTGGAAGTGACTCATGATGGGGAAGAAATCTTTCGCTGGAGTGCGCTTGCTGGAGCGTTAGCAAGCTATGAGGGAGAGACAACCCCCAAAAACTTTAGTCCCTGCGGCATCTGTCTGGACCGCCAAGCTCCTCAACTTTATTCCTATCCCGAGCGGTACTTCCCCTACCTTAAGATAGCAAAACCTATCATTGTTGAAGGTTTAGTGATTCCGTTGATGAATGCTAATCAACCGTTGGGTACGATCTGGATTGTGTCCCATGACGAAGCACGGCGGTTTGATGCTGAAGACGTGCGGATTATGACCAGCCTTGCTGACTTTACCTCTGCTGCCCTACAGAGTATTCATCTGCGTCAAACGGCTATTGTTGCCTTGCAGCGCGAGCAAGTTGCCCGTGCTGAAGCTGAGGCAACCCGTCAAGCCTTGGATGAATCGGCGCAACGAGCCATTGATATTCTTGAAAGTATTACAGATGCCTTCGTGTGTGTCGATCGGGAATGGCGAATTACCTATGTCAATCAGGAAGCTGCCCGATTAACGAAACTGCAACCGGAGGAAATGACTGCTAAGACGTGGCAAGAAATGCAACCCTGGGCGATTGGTACAGTCATGGAGCAAACTTATCGTCGGATTGTGGCAGAACCGGGTGCAGCACATTTTGAGGTGTTCGATGAACCTTCTTCCATGTGGCTAGAAATTCATGCCTATCCCTGTAAGGCTGGTTTCAGTATTTATTTTCGAGACATTACCGGGCGCAAACAGGACAAAGCCAAACGCCAGCAAGCAGAATCCGCCTTGCGCGAAAGTGAATCCCGTTTTCGTCTAATTGTTGAAAGTGCGAAAGATTATGCCATCTTTACGCTCGACCTTAATGGACACATCACCAGTTGGAATTCTGGAGCCGAGCGGTTGTTAGGCTACAAAGAGGCAGAAATTATCGGTCATGACAGTCGCATTATCTTTACACCGGAGGATAAAGAAACCGGACAAGCCGAGCAGGAACTTCAGACCGTTCTGACCCAGGGACGGGCAGAAGATGAACGCTGGCACCTTCGTAAAGATGGCAGCCGTTTCTTTGCCAGTGGCTTGATGATGCAACTGCACAATGAAGCAGGCGACGTTCAGGGACTGGTCAAGATTTTGCGAGATAGAACGCGATCGCACCAGGCAGAGGAACGCGAGCGTTTTCTGGCAGATGCCAGTCAAGTTTTGGCAAAATCGATCGATTACAAAACCACAGTGTTTAATATTGCGCGGATCTCCGTGCCGTTTCTAGCTGACTTTTGTTTCTTCGATCTCCTCAATTCCAATCACCAGATCGAACGAGTTGGCTGGCATCACCGCGATCCGACAATGCTCAATTGGTTTGAGCAGTTACAGCGTTATGTGCCGCCGCAAGACTATGAAAGCCATCCCGTTATGAACGTCCTTGCCAGTGGCAAAGCTAACTTTGTGCCTTATGTCACTGAGGCATGGATGCAAACAGCAGCCACCAGTGCTGACCATCTGCAATTCATGCGAGACTGCCAGATGCGATCGCTAATCGCCGTCCCTCTGATTGCTCATGGTCGAAAACTCGGAGTATTAACCATTTGCTTAAGCGCAAACTCCAAGCGCTACTACCAAAAGTCAGATGTGGCAGTGGCAGAAGAATTAGGACATCGGGCAGCATTGGCGTTAGACAACGCCCGTCTTTACCAGCAGGCGCAGGAAGTCAACCGAATGAAAGACGAGTTTTTGGCAGTGCTATCGCACGAGTTGCGATCGCCCCTTAATCCAATTTTGGGTTGGCTTCAGATGATTAAAAGAGGCAATCTAGATAAAGCCCAAACAGCGAAAGCCTGGGCAACCATTGAGCGAAATGCCAGATTGCTTGCCCAACTGATTGAGGATTTGCTGGATATCTCCCACATTCTACGCGGTAAGCTCAGTCTAAATGTGGGGCAAGTTAATCTGGCGGCAACCATTCAAGCAGCCATTGAAACTGTACAGTTGGCAGCCCAAGCCAAATCGATTGAGATAGAGACAACGCTCGCTCCTCAAATTCCATCTATTTTGGGAGATGCCACCCGATTACAGCAAGTCGTTTGGAATCTCCTCTCCAATGCGGTTAAGTTCACACCGTCAGGAGGGCGGCTCGAAGTGTGTTTGTCAATGTCATCACTTAAAGGCAAAGAGCAAATGACAAATGACACAGACGCGTCAGCAGTTTCCTGCAGGGTAGGAAAAATGACAAAGTATGCCCAAATTACCGTCCGTGACACAGGCATTGGCATTCATCCCAACTTTTTGCCATTTGTATTTGACTACTTTCGGCAAGCTGATGGAGCGACTACCCGCCGATTTGGAGGATTGGGCTTGGGGTTGGCGATCGTGCGTCAATTGGTTGAGGCGCATGGTGGGACGGTGTGGGCAGAAAGTCCGGGTGAAGGACAGGGGGCAACCTTTACGGTGAGGCTGCCGCTTACACCTGCTCAACCCCAAGAGCATGAAGACAATCACCCCTCTGAGGGTGCTGGTAGTTTACAAGGCACGCAAATTTTAGTAGTTGACAATGAGATCGATTCGTTAGAGTTCATCGCTTTTGTATTGGAGCAAGCCGGAGCAAACGTCATGACAGCCACTTCCGCAGATGAAGCGTTAGCACTGTTAACCCAATTCCTGCCAGATGTGCTGCTTAGTGATATTGGGATGCCAAATCGGGATGGCTATAAGCTGATGCAGCAAGTGAGATCGCTCCTACCAGAACAGGGTGGACAAGTTTTGGCAATCGCCTTGACTGCTTATGCGGGGGATATTAATTATCAGCAGGCAATGGCAGCTGGCTTTCAACGGCATCTTGCCAAACCTGTTGAGCCAGAGGTATTAATCAGCGCAATTGCTGATTTAGAGAGCAAACCACTGTTATAG